One genomic window of Prochlorococcus sp. MIT 0801 includes the following:
- a CDS encoding aminoglycoside phosphotransferase family protein has protein sequence MNHKLITDHIKTKIKINHLKSINQRWEVPCLIKCNSNNLFVFPFCSDFWRAMEYIDESLSFDILEDNKMAYQTGLGLAKFHGTCSDIDLTKLENTIKDFHNTKKYIDQFNITIKDFNFIKLDDQINKRVQNLIYGLSNHILYIKSLLGYLKRKSIQLSLIHGDPKLSNFLFDIQYKYVVSLIDLDTVSSGYLLTDLADCIRSICNIAGENPDNINNVYFDVNCCKYFLEGYFSFSNENGDDFFGLLPEFIYLIIVELIIRFLNDFLQSNRYFKVKYQTQNLYRAEVQYQLLSSFITQVPTLSNSLHGIGISSNSNFVSDVQNIV, from the coding sequence ATGAATCATAAATTAATAACCGATCATATTAAAACTAAAATTAAAATAAACCATCTTAAATCTATCAATCAAAGATGGGAAGTTCCATGTTTAATTAAGTGTAATTCTAATAACCTTTTTGTATTTCCTTTTTGCTCAGATTTTTGGCGAGCTATGGAATATATAGATGAAAGTCTTAGCTTTGATATTTTAGAAGATAATAAAATGGCTTATCAAACTGGTCTTGGTCTTGCTAAGTTTCATGGAACATGCTCCGATATTGACCTTACAAAATTAGAAAATACTATTAAAGATTTTCATAATACAAAAAAATACATTGACCAATTTAATATTACGATTAAAGATTTTAACTTTATTAAATTAGACGATCAAATAAATAAAAGAGTTCAAAACTTAATTTATGGGTTGTCTAATCATATCTTATATATTAAATCTTTACTAGGATATTTAAAGAGAAAATCAATACAACTAAGTTTAATTCATGGTGATCCTAAGTTAAGTAATTTTCTTTTTGATATTCAATATAAATATGTTGTTTCTTTGATTGATCTAGATACTGTATCTTCTGGTTATTTACTTACTGATTTGGCTGATTGTATTCGATCTATTTGTAATATTGCTGGCGAGAATCCAGATAATATAAATAATGTATATTTTGATGTTAACTGTTGTAAGTATTTTCTCGAAGGTTATTTCTCATTTTCTAATGAGAATGGTGATGACTTCTTTGGACTCCTTCCCGAATTTATTTATTTGATAATTGTTGAGTTAATTATTCGATTCCTGAATGATTTTTTACAATCAAATAGGTATTTCAAAGTAAAATATCAAACACAAAATCTATATAGAGCAGAGGTTCAATATCAATTGCTTTCTAGTTTCATTACTCAAGTTCCTACTTTGTCAAACTCTCTTCATGGAATTGGGATTTCTTCAAACTCAAATTTTGTCTCAGATGTACAGAATATTGTTTAG
- a CDS encoding O-acetylhomoserine aminocarboxypropyltransferase/cysteine synthase family protein — MTSQRFETLQLHAGQVPDPVTNSRAVPIYQTSSYVFNDVDHGANLFGLKEFGNIYTRLMNPTTDVFEKRIAALEGGVAALATASGQSAQFIAITNFLTSGDSFVSTSFLYGGSYNQFKVQFPRLGINVKFADGDDAESFEEQIDSSTKAIYVESMGNPRFNIPDFEGLSKLAKSKNIPLIVDNTLGAAGALIRPIEHGADVVVQSATKWIGGHGTSLGGVIVDAGTFDWGNGKYPLMSQPSAAYHGLVHWDAFGFGSDICGMLGVPADRNIAFALRARLEGLRDWGPAISPFNSFLLLQGLETLSLRIERHCSNALSLAKWLDDHSKVDNVSYPGLRSDKYHSRASNYMTNRGKGSMLIFSLKGGFDDAVKFINSLKLSSHLANVGDAKTLVIHPASTTHQQLSPEEQISAGVTPTMVRVSVGIEHIDDILEDFEQALNLI; from the coding sequence TTGACTTCCCAACGTTTTGAAACTCTTCAATTGCATGCAGGTCAAGTACCAGATCCTGTTACCAATTCTAGGGCGGTTCCTATTTATCAGACAAGTTCATATGTTTTTAACGATGTAGATCATGGAGCGAATTTATTTGGTTTGAAGGAATTTGGAAATATTTATACTCGCTTGATGAATCCTACAACGGATGTTTTCGAAAAAAGAATTGCAGCACTTGAAGGAGGAGTAGCTGCTTTAGCTACAGCATCAGGACAGTCTGCACAATTCATTGCGATTACAAACTTCCTTACTTCAGGAGACAGCTTTGTCTCAACATCGTTTTTGTATGGTGGTAGCTATAACCAATTCAAAGTTCAATTCCCACGATTAGGAATCAATGTCAAGTTTGCTGATGGTGATGATGCAGAGAGCTTTGAAGAACAAATTGATTCATCTACAAAAGCAATTTATGTAGAATCAATGGGGAATCCTAGGTTTAATATCCCTGATTTTGAGGGACTATCGAAATTAGCTAAATCGAAAAATATCCCTTTAATTGTTGATAACACTCTTGGTGCTGCTGGAGCTTTAATTCGTCCTATTGAACATGGAGCAGATGTGGTTGTTCAAAGTGCTACAAAATGGATAGGAGGACATGGAACTAGTCTTGGAGGTGTAATTGTTGATGCAGGAACTTTTGATTGGGGGAATGGGAAATATCCTTTAATGAGTCAACCCAGCGCGGCTTATCATGGCTTGGTTCATTGGGATGCCTTTGGATTTGGGAGTGATATTTGTGGAATGCTTGGAGTCCCTGCAGATCGAAATATTGCGTTTGCTTTAAGAGCTAGGCTAGAGGGCTTACGAGATTGGGGACCTGCAATTAGTCCATTTAATTCTTTTTTATTACTTCAAGGATTAGAAACTTTAAGTTTAAGAATAGAAAGACATTGCTCTAATGCTCTTTCATTGGCTAAGTGGTTAGATGATCATTCGAAAGTTGATAATGTTAGTTATCCAGGATTACGTTCGGATAAATACCATTCAAGAGCCTCTAATTATATGACCAATAGAGGAAAAGGTTCCATGTTGATTTTCTCTCTGAAAGGTGGCTTTGATGATGCTGTGAAGTTTATAAACTCTTTGAAACTTTCTAGTCATCTAGCAAATGTAGGTGATGCGAAAACATTAGTAATTCATCCTGCCTCAACAACTCATCAACAATTATCCCCAGAAGAACAGATTTCCGCAGGTGTTACTCCCACTATGGTTAGAGTGTCTGTTGGTATAGAACACATTGATGATATTTTAGAGGATTTCGAGCAGGCTCTAAACTTAATTTAA
- a CDS encoding homoserine O-succinyltransferase — protein sequence MALILPRSYHKISSIEKNHISWIEPELAERQDIRPLRIGILNIMPLGKQYEFNLLHPLGLSPLQIEPIWIRLKSHSYKTWDLEHLKNLYVHWEEAMSPTHLDGLIITGAPVEHLPFEEVHYWKELVNLIEEAKIKCASTLGLCWAGFAMAYLAGVEKKIFNKKLFGVYPMRSLVPGHSLMGTQDDEFFCPQSRHAGLPDIEMEKAEQKGKLRLLAHGEKVGYTIFETPDQRQLIHLGHPEYNVDRLKSEMKRDKKRGDVPPPENFDFTKSNTSWRSHRNLLFQQWLWFCYQRVSLSV from the coding sequence ATGGCCTTAATACTTCCTCGCAGTTATCACAAAATTTCATCAATAGAAAAAAATCATATTTCATGGATTGAGCCTGAATTAGCAGAAAGACAGGATATTCGACCTCTTAGGATTGGGATATTAAATATTATGCCTTTGGGAAAACAATATGAATTTAATTTATTGCACCCTTTAGGACTTTCTCCTCTACAAATAGAACCTATATGGATAAGATTAAAATCCCATTCATATAAAACTTGGGATCTAGAGCATCTGAAAAACTTATATGTTCATTGGGAGGAGGCAATGTCTCCAACTCATCTTGATGGGTTGATTATTACTGGTGCACCTGTTGAGCATCTTCCTTTTGAAGAAGTTCATTATTGGAAGGAATTAGTAAATCTAATTGAGGAAGCAAAGATAAAATGTGCAAGTACCCTAGGATTGTGTTGGGCTGGTTTTGCAATGGCTTATCTGGCTGGAGTTGAGAAAAAAATTTTTAATAAAAAGCTTTTTGGTGTATATCCAATGAGAAGTCTTGTTCCTGGCCATTCTTTAATGGGAACACAAGATGATGAGTTTTTCTGTCCTCAAAGTAGGCATGCCGGTTTACCTGATATTGAGATGGAAAAAGCAGAACAAAAAGGCAAGCTAAGATTATTGGCTCATGGAGAAAAAGTAGGCTACACAATTTTTGAAACACCTGACCAGAGGCAATTAATACATTTAGGACATCCCGAATATAATGTAGATAGATTGAAATCTGAGATGAAAAGAGATAAGAAAAGAGGCGATGTACCTCCTCCAGAAAATTTTGATTTTACCAAATCAAATACTTCATGGCGATCGCATAGAAACTTATTATTTCAACAATGGTTGTGGTTCTGCTATCAACGTGTAAGCCTGAGTGTTTAA
- a CDS encoding FAD-binding protein, which translates to MRSSQKTSCPFLVSSGGTTSRAAADKHWILDLRKNYQNIFFDLDKKHVEIEGGVTMGKLCSFLENHKRSFPIGLSGNTGLGYILTGGISPLSRSKGLAIDQILEIKGFWGNGKEFHLLRPNTKKEMTYEWKALCGAAIFLGIITQVKLKTQPLRPLLSWTANLSFAQLAECINQAESWPNSLSFQWIYGDDIFAHAIGEIKNSDDESVLIKLLERLPFSRNRIINKFKNMKSLPNLSLGNNNNNNNNNNLNHSEVLGLLGPAWQGKNQHVLKILKELIDKRPNKSCYIASQQLGGLTHLNDLDTSFIHRDAIWKPWINGTWKAHDQAERKRSLGWMKECWNNLEFICPGVHLAQIHPHLEWHEKELSSAFKNWLPNLQELKTIYDPRNIMPPLK; encoded by the coding sequence TTGAGATCATCCCAAAAAACTTCCTGTCCATTTTTAGTCTCGAGTGGAGGAACCACAAGTAGAGCCGCCGCAGATAAACATTGGATTTTAGACCTAAGAAAAAACTACCAAAATATATTTTTCGATTTAGACAAAAAGCATGTAGAAATTGAAGGCGGGGTAACGATGGGAAAGTTATGCTCTTTTTTAGAAAATCATAAAAGAAGTTTTCCAATTGGGTTATCTGGAAATACAGGATTGGGATATATTTTGACCGGTGGAATAAGTCCACTCAGTAGGAGCAAAGGATTAGCAATTGATCAAATCTTAGAAATTAAAGGTTTTTGGGGAAATGGAAAAGAGTTTCATTTATTACGACCAAATACGAAAAAAGAAATGACTTATGAATGGAAAGCCCTTTGCGGAGCAGCTATATTTCTTGGCATAATCACACAAGTAAAGTTAAAGACTCAGCCATTAAGACCACTATTAAGTTGGACAGCTAATCTTTCATTTGCTCAGCTAGCTGAATGTATTAATCAAGCCGAAAGTTGGCCTAATTCTCTTAGCTTTCAATGGATATATGGAGACGATATTTTTGCTCATGCAATTGGTGAAATTAAAAATAGTGATGATGAATCGGTATTGATTAAATTATTAGAAAGATTACCCTTCTCTCGAAATAGAATCATTAATAAATTCAAAAATATGAAATCTTTACCTAATTTAAGCCTTGGAAATAATAATAATAATAATAATAATAATAATTTAAATCATTCTGAAGTACTTGGATTATTAGGCCCTGCTTGGCAAGGAAAAAATCAACATGTATTAAAAATCCTTAAAGAATTAATAGATAAAAGGCCGAACAAAAGTTGTTATATAGCTTCTCAACAATTAGGAGGTTTAACACATTTAAATGATCTTGACACTTCATTTATTCATCGTGATGCCATCTGGAAACCTTGGATTAACGGTACTTGGAAAGCCCACGATCAAGCGGAGAGAAAAAGAAGTCTTGGATGGATGAAAGAGTGTTGGAATAATCTAGAATTCATATGCCCTGGGGTTCATCTTGCGCAAATACACCCACATTTAGAATGGCATGAAAAAGAGTTATCATCCGCATTCAAAAATTGGCTCCCAAATTTACAAGAGCTCAAAACAATTTATGATCCAAGGAATATAATGCCTCCATTAAAATAG
- a CDS encoding sirohydrochlorin chelatase, producing the protein MIPSASIDYKYPTNIGILLCGHGSRDPQAVKEFISVVKKIKSRIPDIPVEFGFLEFNRPIISEALDQLRKLGVERVIALPAMLFAAGHTKNDIPAVLNKYSANNGLQIQYGRELGLNSLMIGAAGARLKEIIDSNPILPLSETLLVVAGRGSSDPDANSNVCKITRMLVEGFGFGWGETVFSGVTFPLVDPGLRHALKLGFKRVILLPYFLFSGVLVSRVREHSMRVANDNPDVKFLHARYLSDQDLVIDTFMERIQEVFDGENFMNCALCKYRSNLLGFESEVGYEQISHHDHVEGCLDNRSENKEYHHAHEHFPYPHAKHPLGPVTLPSLNKSQILKK; encoded by the coding sequence TTGATTCCCTCTGCATCAATTGACTATAAATATCCAACTAATATTGGGATTTTGTTGTGCGGACATGGCAGTAGAGATCCGCAAGCAGTAAAGGAGTTTATAAGTGTAGTCAAAAAAATAAAATCTAGAATACCTGATATCCCAGTTGAATTTGGTTTCCTAGAATTTAATCGACCAATAATTAGTGAGGCACTAGATCAGCTTAGAAAATTGGGCGTTGAGAGAGTAATTGCTCTCCCAGCTATGTTATTTGCGGCGGGTCATACTAAAAATGATATTCCTGCGGTTTTGAATAAATACTCCGCTAATAATGGACTTCAAATTCAATATGGCAGGGAGCTTGGTTTGAATTCGTTGATGATTGGAGCTGCAGGAGCAAGACTCAAAGAAATTATTGATAGTAATCCAATACTTCCCCTTTCTGAAACATTACTTGTCGTAGCAGGGAGAGGGTCGTCCGATCCAGATGCTAATTCAAATGTTTGTAAGATTACAAGGATGCTTGTTGAGGGATTTGGTTTTGGATGGGGAGAAACTGTTTTTTCAGGAGTAACATTTCCTCTCGTTGATCCTGGGCTGAGACATGCTCTCAAATTGGGTTTTAAAAGAGTAATTCTCTTACCTTATTTTCTTTTTTCTGGAGTCTTAGTAAGTCGCGTTAGAGAACACTCTATGAGAGTTGCAAATGATAATCCTGATGTGAAGTTTCTACACGCAAGATACTTGTCAGACCAAGATTTAGTAATTGATACTTTTATGGAAAGAATTCAAGAAGTTTTTGATGGAGAGAATTTTATGAACTGTGCTTTATGTAAATATCGTTCTAATTTATTGGGTTTTGAAAGTGAGGTTGGATATGAACAGATTAGTCATCATGATCATGTTGAGGGTTGTCTAGACAATCGCTCAGAAAACAAGGAGTATCATCACGCGCATGAACATTTTCCTTATCCACATGCAAAGCACCCTTTAGGACCTGTCACGCTTCCCTCTTTAAATAAAAGCCAAATCTTAAAAAAATAG
- a CDS encoding DUF2811 domain-containing protein, which produces MEFNQIEARIDEMKTDEVGYCENDLDLMSISLEAEVPEALYVGMKDFIYGNENWDQSKLISSAIANFLFQNGSEDRAVTEKYLNDIFNL; this is translated from the coding sequence ATGGAGTTTAATCAAATTGAAGCTCGTATTGATGAGATGAAAACTGATGAGGTTGGATATTGTGAAAACGACTTGGACCTTATGTCTATAAGCCTTGAAGCTGAGGTGCCTGAAGCTCTTTATGTAGGTATGAAGGATTTTATATATGGAAATGAGAATTGGGATCAATCCAAGCTTATTAGCTCAGCCATAGCAAATTTTCTTTTTCAAAATGGTTCTGAGGATAGGGCTGTTACTGAAAAATACTTAAATGATATTTTTAACCTTTAA
- a CDS encoding GMC oxidoreductase has protein sequence MIKKPYEVIIVGSGATGGMAALTMAKAGVRVLVIERGPELEIKQSNGTEPCNMIRRLIGVTTGNYQNQPQHPGFWKSNPLLYASKKANPYTHPPKAPFMWTQGNQVGGRSLTWGGITLRLSDEDFEASKEKEYNLEWPISYKDLESHYSEIESFLKVYGNKDDLNQLPNGEYIGKLPFTESESRFASSIKESLNLPFIHSRGFGANKDKTKWPRYSSLGSTLKEATRLGKIEILSNHIVDKLVLNKDRKSAKSVIVVNQENGERSELESKLIILCSSTIQTIRILLSSEESNNSNGLIDPSNSLGMNLMDHISTCRFFTVPIDKNFTDHSDEHNNNHLLTGAGSFFIPIGRDRSTKKNFIGGYGIWGGIDRFEPPEILKKYKNTKTGFLIGHGEVLPNKKNTVSLSNSKDLYGISIPHISIVWRKNEQRMVSEMNRMIELIINSGNGKITPVNEILTIPFAKQILSKSVAIKSDAPPPGYYIHEVGGAPMGNDKEKSVLDNWNRLWECNNVLVVDGACWPTSSWQSPTLTMMAITKRACEKAIKDFKG, from the coding sequence ATGATTAAAAAGCCATACGAAGTCATAATTGTCGGTTCAGGTGCAACCGGAGGGATGGCAGCCTTAACAATGGCTAAAGCTGGAGTAAGAGTACTTGTAATTGAAAGAGGTCCTGAACTAGAGATCAAACAGTCAAACGGAACAGAACCTTGCAATATGATTCGGAGACTTATAGGGGTAACAACTGGAAATTACCAAAATCAACCTCAACATCCCGGGTTCTGGAAATCAAATCCCTTGCTGTACGCAAGCAAAAAAGCAAATCCTTACACCCACCCACCAAAAGCTCCATTCATGTGGACGCAAGGCAATCAAGTTGGTGGAAGAAGCCTTACTTGGGGAGGGATAACCTTAAGATTATCTGACGAAGATTTTGAAGCCTCAAAAGAAAAAGAATACAATCTTGAATGGCCTATTAGTTATAAAGATCTTGAGTCACATTATTCAGAAATTGAGAGTTTTCTTAAAGTATATGGCAACAAAGACGATCTTAATCAACTACCTAATGGTGAATATATAGGCAAACTTCCATTCACAGAGAGTGAATCAAGATTCGCCTCCAGTATAAAAGAAAGTTTAAATCTTCCCTTTATACATTCCAGAGGCTTTGGAGCAAATAAAGATAAAACAAAATGGCCCAGATATAGTAGCTTAGGAAGTACATTAAAAGAAGCAACTAGGCTAGGTAAAATAGAAATACTTTCAAATCATATTGTAGATAAATTAGTATTAAACAAGGATAGAAAGTCTGCAAAAAGTGTCATTGTAGTAAATCAAGAAAATGGAGAGAGAAGTGAATTAGAAAGTAAATTAATAATATTATGTTCATCAACAATCCAAACAATTAGAATTCTATTAAGTTCCGAAGAAAGTAATAATTCAAATGGTCTAATTGACCCCTCTAATTCATTAGGAATGAATTTAATGGATCATATATCAACCTGTAGGTTTTTCACTGTCCCAATCGATAAGAATTTCACTGATCATTCAGATGAACATAATAATAATCATCTTTTAACAGGAGCTGGTAGCTTCTTTATTCCAATCGGTAGAGACCGCTCAACTAAAAAAAACTTTATCGGTGGATATGGCATTTGGGGAGGAATAGATAGATTTGAACCACCAGAGATTTTAAAAAAATATAAAAATACAAAAACCGGATTTCTTATTGGTCACGGAGAAGTACTCCCAAATAAAAAAAACACTGTTTCGCTGTCAAATAGCAAAGATTTATATGGTATTTCGATACCACACATATCAATAGTTTGGCGTAAAAATGAGCAACGAATGGTTTCAGAAATGAACAGAATGATTGAACTTATTATCAATTCTGGAAATGGCAAGATTACTCCAGTGAATGAGATCCTCACCATTCCATTTGCCAAACAAATATTAAGTAAATCAGTTGCTATTAAAAGCGATGCTCCGCCCCCTGGTTACTACATACATGAGGTAGGAGGAGCACCAATGGGAAATGACAAGGAAAAAAGTGTTTTAGACAACTGGAATCGTCTATGGGAATGCAACAATGTATTGGTAGTTGATGGAGCTTGCTGGCCTACTTCATCTTGGCAGAGCCCAACATTAACAATGATGGCAATAACTAAGAGAGCTTGCGAAAAGGCAATTAAAGACTTTAAAGGTTAA
- a CDS encoding pentapeptide repeat-containing protein, which produces MFKRLLFFVSSVLFFFYPLPAYSALDYGKQSLIGADFSNIDLKGATFYLSDLQDSDFSGSDLQGASFFDAKLENANLSNTNMRDVTMDAAILNGANLSNSILEGAFAYNAKFENVIIVGADFTDVLIANDVRNKLCLIADGINSVTNKKTSETLDC; this is translated from the coding sequence ATGTTTAAACGTCTTCTTTTTTTTGTAAGCTCCGTTTTGTTTTTCTTTTATCCTCTGCCAGCTTATTCAGCTTTAGACTATGGAAAGCAATCTTTGATAGGTGCTGATTTCTCCAACATCGATTTGAAAGGTGCGACTTTCTATTTAAGTGATCTCCAAGATTCAGATTTTTCAGGTAGTGATCTTCAAGGAGCAAGTTTTTTTGACGCAAAGCTTGAAAACGCTAATTTAAGTAATACAAATATGAGAGATGTAACAATGGATGCAGCTATACTTAATGGCGCAAATCTTTCCAATAGCATATTAGAAGGTGCTTTTGCTTATAATGCTAAATTTGAAAACGTTATTATTGTAGGTGCCGATTTTACTGATGTATTGATCGCAAATGATGTTAGAAATAAACTATGTCTTATCGCAGATGGGATAAACAGTGTTACTAATAAAAAAACAAGTGAAACATTGGACTGTTAG
- a CDS encoding glycosyltransferase family 39 protein: MFIKKNINHSKYIFWISILFIWILSTIIDRIWWNFYSNTPSWDQADYLNSALDHARELSFLREDGGSDFSSLLDKSPKIPPLASIINGAVIAFAGDSPHQAAWSLSFWNGFLLFNMASWGLYLRGKFFGLFCVVISACSPFLFHLRTDYVLELPLISAITFYLFHLGRWSDKSIGGKWIQLTIATFACSISLLIKQSSLLVIIPSLLFIFIISFKRDIKFRLQFLCLVLLNILAILPWFYHNWIMTLSGTYRAVFESAAIEGDPSILGFKSIFWYFPYLDNQFGSIIFFFGFSGILFAFLTYIRSFRANARLGDIFNKNNYKWTWIYINLITCWTFTTFIPNKDERYIACTIPLIILLLALGFTKWSDWLDTYFKFNPYGLFLIPFLSFLFSNSISKFNTLQNISSKYYPVKDIISTVRSDQTFDKKETVIVVPSTPDINQHNVSYFGRMQGGNILGRQLGQSLLHIEPVLKYSNWIILAEGDQGSVSSNSLALDEAVRDSSLFTQVRKFSREKEGSYTLWKRSSSSIKQNEFHNRFIELAKGMEQGPLGIKLIFDEIEIEHMLDGHFQYQSIVRDKALSKISSDPENVESLWSLSLLKILSNRPSEADIYLRNLEILLPNNPWPSAYRTIVNLASWNPWKASLIADRAHKRNPNYFLKSLGDTSALFRGAFWRLKSALNSVPNAIKSVDEALKQIEK; encoded by the coding sequence ATGTTTATTAAGAAAAATATTAATCACTCTAAATATATTTTTTGGATTTCAATACTATTTATATGGATTCTTTCCACCATAATAGATCGGATTTGGTGGAATTTTTATAGCAATACTCCGTCATGGGATCAGGCTGATTATCTCAATAGTGCCCTTGACCATGCCAGAGAACTCTCTTTTTTGCGAGAAGATGGAGGTTCAGACTTTAGTTCTTTGCTAGATAAATCTCCAAAGATTCCTCCTTTGGCCTCAATAATCAATGGAGCCGTAATTGCCTTCGCTGGTGATTCTCCTCATCAAGCTGCCTGGTCCTTAAGTTTTTGGAATGGATTTTTGCTATTTAATATGGCCTCATGGGGACTTTATTTAAGAGGAAAATTTTTTGGGCTTTTTTGTGTTGTTATCAGTGCATGTTCTCCTTTCTTATTTCATCTAAGAACTGATTATGTATTGGAGTTGCCCTTAATCTCCGCCATTACATTTTATTTGTTTCATCTAGGAAGGTGGAGTGATAAATCAATTGGAGGTAAATGGATTCAATTGACAATTGCTACTTTTGCATGCTCAATTTCATTGTTGATTAAGCAGAGTTCTTTGTTGGTGATAATACCTTCTTTATTATTTATTTTTATAATTTCTTTTAAAAGAGATATTAAATTTCGATTGCAATTTTTATGCTTAGTTCTTCTCAATATTTTAGCAATTTTACCTTGGTTTTATCATAATTGGATAATGACATTAAGTGGAACTTACCGAGCTGTTTTTGAATCAGCGGCGATAGAAGGTGATCCTTCTATTCTGGGTTTCAAAAGTATTTTCTGGTACTTTCCTTATTTAGATAATCAATTTGGAAGTATAATATTCTTTTTTGGGTTTTCAGGAATATTATTTGCCTTCTTAACATATATAAGATCTTTTAGAGCTAATGCAAGATTAGGTGATATTTTTAATAAGAATAATTATAAATGGACATGGATTTATATTAATTTAATAACATGCTGGACCTTTACAACTTTCATTCCTAATAAGGATGAAAGATATATAGCATGTACAATCCCGTTAATTATCTTACTTTTAGCCCTTGGATTTACTAAGTGGAGTGACTGGCTAGATACTTATTTTAAATTCAACCCTTATGGTTTATTCCTGATTCCTTTTTTAAGTTTTTTGTTTTCCAATTCTATTAGCAAATTTAACACCTTACAAAATATTTCAAGTAAATATTATCCTGTTAAAGATATTATATCTACAGTTAGATCTGATCAGACTTTCGATAAAAAAGAAACAGTTATTGTCGTTCCCAGTACTCCTGATATTAATCAGCATAATGTAAGCTATTTTGGAAGAATGCAAGGTGGGAATATTTTAGGCAGACAACTTGGGCAATCTCTTTTGCATATAGAGCCTGTTCTTAAATATTCTAATTGGATTATCTTGGCTGAGGGAGATCAAGGCTCAGTTTCAAGTAATTCACTAGCTCTGGATGAAGCAGTTAGAGATAGTTCTCTTTTCACACAAGTTAGAAAATTCTCTAGAGAAAAAGAAGGAAGCTACACTCTATGGAAGCGAAGTTCAAGTTCAATTAAGCAAAATGAATTTCATAATAGATTTATTGAACTAGCCAAGGGTATGGAGCAAGGTCCATTAGGCATTAAATTGATTTTTGATGAAATAGAAATAGAACATATGCTTGATGGGCATTTTCAATATCAAAGTATTGTTAGAGATAAGGCATTATCAAAAATAAGTTCAGACCCCGAAAATGTTGAATCTTTATGGTCCTTATCACTTCTTAAAATATTATCGAATAGACCTTCTGAAGCAGATATTTATTTAAGAAATTTAGAAATTTTGTTGCCAAATAATCCTTGGCCAAGTGCTTATAGAACTATAGTTAACCTTGCCTCTTGGAATCCTTGGAAGGCATCCTTAATAGCCGATAGAGCTCATAAAAGAAATCCAAATTACTTTCTAAAAAGTTTGGGTGATACAAGTGCACTTTTTAGAGGAGCCTTTTGGAGATTAAAGTCTGCATTAAATAGTGTTCCGAATGCAATAAAAAGTGTTGATGAAGCTCTAAAACAAATAGAAAAATAG
- a CDS encoding RNA recognition motif-containing protein yields MSKLENLANYSIGIVFPEISMTTTNKPLKISGASTNDALIDQLRACKNPDEILKFEKWFNTNIESDKLYKRICELIKNRSISRALGSKWLLTLIEDRENTINKLLVQ; encoded by the coding sequence TTGTCCAAATTAGAAAATTTGGCTAATTATTCAATAGGTATTGTCTTCCCTGAAATTTCAATGACCACGACAAATAAACCATTAAAGATAAGTGGCGCAAGTACTAATGATGCACTAATTGATCAACTGCGAGCTTGTAAAAACCCAGATGAAATTCTCAAATTCGAGAAATGGTTCAATACCAATATTGAATCAGACAAACTTTATAAAAGAATTTGTGAACTAATAAAAAACAGAAGTATCTCTAGAGCATTAGGATCAAAATGGCTCCTAACGCTTATTGAAGATAGAGAAAACACTATAAATAAGTTGTTGGTTCAATAA